A genomic window from Lycium barbarum isolate Lr01 chromosome 4, ASM1917538v2, whole genome shotgun sequence includes:
- the LOC132636035 gene encoding acyltransferase Pun1-like, with amino-acid sequence MGSESVPLQVEVLSTKFITPSSPTPKHLQNYKLSFFDQIAGDVHLPLVLFYPPNNNKNSTTLNHEQLEESLSRVLTHVYPIAGRFTDDFCSINCLDQGVKLVKANVNSKLDDFLEQAHKDVNAAVLCWPHDTWDVNEDNLAITPLVIIQVTKFECGGIALSMSHAHIAMDGYSSLSFLYEWSEVCRLGIKAQDIDFLRFNLGEVFPTRDLSKLLLPRIPGETRAESKLVAKRLYIDEANISKLREEMGALSFKPTRVEMITAILWRGLMSSSQVKNGKLRRSLMGVPINLRSKISLPEITKCFGNLVVEAPVIFVPDQENKNMELRNLVTLIRETVQKTIELLNKESPDEIVTAVGELYNESFLDQEWGGSDEVDNFTTSSLCRFPILGADFGWGKPCLMHFGSRHMQTCWLYDAECGNGVCVQVDLKESYMSFFESDQDIKTYFKF; translated from the coding sequence ATGGGTTCTGAATCTGTTCctctgcaagttgaagtcttgtCCACAAAGTTCATAACACCATCTTCACCAACACCAAAACACTTACAAAATTACAAGTTATCTTTCTTTGATCAAATAGCTGGAGATGTTCATTTGCCTCTTGTTCTTTTTTATccaccaaacaacaacaaaaactccACTACTCTTAATCATGAACAGCTTGAAGAATCCCTTTCTAGAGTGTTAACTCATGTTTACCCTATAGCTGGTAGATTTACAGATGATTTTTGCTCCATTAATTGCCTTGATCAAGGTGTTAAACTTGTAAAGGCAAATGTCAATAGTAAGCTCGATGATTTTCTTGAACAAGCACATAAGGATGTTAATGCTGCAGTACTTTGTTGGCCACATGATACTTGGGATGTTAATGAAGATAATTTGGCTATTACACCTCTTGTTATTATTCAAGTAACTAAATTTGAATGTGGTGGTATTGCTTTGTCAATGAGCCATGCCCACATTGCAATGGATGGATACTCGAGTCTCTCCTTTTTGTACGAGTGGTCTGAAGTGTGTAGACTTGGAATTAAAGCACAGGATATCGATTTCTTGAGGTTTAATTTAGGTGAAGTTTTTCCTACAAGAGATTTATCTAAACTTCTACTACCTCGTATTCCTGGAGAAACACGTGCAGAGAGCAAACTAGTTGCGAAGAGATTATATATCGATGAAGCTAACATATCAAAACTACGAGAAGAAATGGGAGCTTTGAGTTTCAAACCTACAAGAGTTGAGATGATTACAGCCATTTTATGGAGGGGTTTAATGAGTTCTTCACAAGTGAAGAACGGAAAATTAAGACGTTCGTTGATGGGAGTCCCAATCAACTTACGTAGCAAGATTTCGTTACCTGAAATCACAAAGTGTTTTGGTAATCTTGTAGTTGAGGCACCTGTAATATTTGTACCTGATCAGGAGAACAAGAATATGGAGCTACGTAACTTGGTGACATTAATAAGGGAAACAGTGCAGAAAACTATTGAACTTTTGAACAAAGAATCACCAGATGAGATAGTCACTGCAGTTGGTGAATTATATAACGAAAGTTTTCTAGATCAAGAATGGGGAGGTAGTGATGAAGTTGACAATTTTACAACTTCGAGTTTGTGCAGGTTTCCTATATTAGGAGCTGATTTTGGTTGGGGAAAACCTTGTTTGATGCATTTTGGATCAAGGCATATGCAAACTTGTTGGTTATATGATGCAGAGTGTGGTAACGGTGTCTGTGTGCAGGTTGATCTTAAGGAGAGTTACATGAGCTTCTTTGAATCCGATCAAGATATCAAGACTTATTTTAAGTTTTAG